A stretch of the Panicum virgatum strain AP13 chromosome 9N, P.virgatum_v5, whole genome shotgun sequence genome encodes the following:
- the LOC120688644 gene encoding uncharacterized protein LOC120688644, which yields MILDVAFVKSLSLCADFSKFQRPGSDCLPLPSGIAGGSSVSDSRKLPAAPAPRSSKDDAAPAVATDSSRLAAFLASTSLEPKPRALQPPAQAAPSSSPAAIATRIPARDHGHHQHYSDFSDPASPSAAGSVNGGGEVLLQWGHNKRSSGRRNATSASGSSPQRRAGVKIQRHSPGPAPAPPSRPSVAAPPKLIRLKCANPHQNDN from the exons ATGATTTTGGACGTGGCATTTGTCAAGTCTCTTTCACTCTGCGCAGATTTTTCCAA ATTCCAAAGGCCCGGGTCAGATTGCCTCCCGCTCCCCAGTGGCATCGCCGGCGGTAGCAGTGTTAGCGACAGCAGGAAGCTGCCGGCCGCGCCAGCCCCGAGATCGAGCAAGGATgacgccgcgccggccgtcgcTACCGACAGCTCCCGCCTCGCGGCGTTCCTGGCCTCGACATCGCTCGAGCCCAAGCCGCGCGCTCTGCAGCCGCCGGCGCAGGCCGCGCCTTCCTCATCCCCTGCTGCCATCGCGACCCGGATCCCCGCTCGCGACCACGGCCACCACCAGCACTACTCCGACTTCTCCGACCCCGCCTCCCCAAGCGCCGCCGGATCCGTCAACGGTGGCGGCGAGGTGCTGCTCCAGTGGGGCCATAACAAGCGCTCGAGCGGCCGGCGCAACGCCACGTCCGCGAGCGGCTCCTCGCCGCAGCGCCGGGCCGGCGTCAAGATCCAGCGCCACTCGCCcgggcccgcgcccgcgcccccgaGCAGGCCgtctgtggcagccccgcctaaattaatccggcttaagtgcgctaaccctCATCAAAATGACAattag